TCTTCTCGGGGCAGATGGTGTTTTCCAAAACTGGTGCCAGCCATACCTCTGGTCCCACAAGCTCTCCTGGGAGCTTGCCAGTCCCCTAACAGGAGGTGGAGTCTATTTCCCCTTCCTCTGAACCTGGGTGGGTCTGAGGGTGGTGGTAAAAGGGATCCAGCCCCTGCCTGGCTctcctgggaccttatacatgaaCCCAACCGCCATGATGGAAGGAAGCCCAGACCACACGGGGAGGCCACAGCCTCTGCTAAGGTCTCTGCAGACACCAGCATGTGCGTGTCAGAGCTTTTAGGTGACTCCAGTCCCCAGCCTCTGAGTCTTCCAGGCGAGGCTCCAGACACAACCCCAGATCCCTGACCCCCACAATCCAAGCACATAATAGATGGTTATTTTATGCTATTACCTTTTAGTATAAAATAGCCACAGTTGCTAGACCAACCACAGTAACTGTAATAATCCTCATTTTATGTTTGAGGACACGCAGGGACAGAGATGGTAAGTAACCTGCCTTTGCATCACACTGCCAGTAGAAAGTGCAATGGGGATGTGCCTCTGACACTAACCCCCTCACACGTAGGCCCAGAAGGAGACAGAGCAAAGAACTGAGACAAAGGCCAGGGACAAGGGTCCCTGAGCTCTAGCGGAGACTGGAGCAGGTGTGGGGGTATCATGCCAGGCCAGGGGTGTCTCCAGCCTCAGCATCTCCATCAGGAGCCTGGCAAAGCCAGAATAGCGGGGACCATCCTCAGGGGCCCAGCAGTTCTTACCAggtgggagggcaggggctgggcctggggctggtGGGAGCCAGGACTCCGGCACTGGTGGCTGATAGTGGCAGGGCCATGGTCCTCTTTGTCACAGCGGCTAAGCATACAGAGCAGGTCATAAGTCACCGTCGGCGCCAACCTCCCTGTGGCTTAGAATCTGCAGGTGCCTTGAGGCTGCAAACCTCGCCTTCTTCAAGGCACCCGGGGGCCATGGCAGGCAGGGTCAGCCGAGAGAGAGGAGAAGggtccctgggggtgggggagtgccAAGGCCAGCCAGCAGGAGCCCAGCATTACTCCTGCAACTCACACGGGGACATGGCATCTCCTCGGCAGGTGGTTCTTGGGAGGAGCGAACACCCAGGGGCCTCTGCCAGCCCACCAGGAAGTGCCCCAGGAGGCTCCTGCGGGATGAGGCGCCAGCACATTCCCAGTTGCCGCTGTGGGCGCTGGGAAGTCCATTGAGCATCTCAGGTGTCAGGGCCCAGGCACCCCCtctttccctccacccccacgCACCTCAGGCTCCTCTGCAGCCCTTAAGGACAGGGAGCAAAGCGAAAACCCAGAAAAAAGCACTCCCTCAGAACCAAGAGATTTGAGAGTGTTGCAGCTTTGATTCAGCCTGGACAAAAGTAACAATAAACACCAAGTCCCACTCCATACCAATAATCAGTGCTGTACAACGATTAAGTCATTTAATACTTGCAAACAACCCCACAAGATCAGTACTcttattactcccattttacaaatggggacactgaggcacaaCAGGTTCAATAACTTGCGCTGGCTCACTCAGTCAGCAAGGGGCAGAGATCAGGATTTGAACCCCTCCAAGCTCTAATGCTTCACACCCCCTTTCTACCCATCCACAGGCAGGCACAGGTGCTCttgcacacacacgtgcacaggCACAGGTGCAGTCTATGGACCCTTCCTCCACGCCTCAGCGAGGGAGACCAGGTGCCCTGACCTCAGCCCAGGCCAGGCAAAACGGGTAGGAAGTTATTACCTGGAAATACAGTCACTGCCACAGGGGCCTGGGGGCCACTTCCAGGCTTGTCCACTCCGCACCAGTAAGTGCCAGCGTCTCCCTCCTCCAGGTCCACCACGATCACCTGGAACGAGCGCTGGCTGGGGATGTGCCTGAGGGTCACCCGGCCACGCCTCACCACCTCCTCCTCTGCCAGCTGCTCAGTTTCAATGACTCGGGCACAGTCTTGCCAGGTGGCTCCTCGGCACCAGAACTTCCCATAACCCTC
This genomic stretch from Dasypus novemcinctus isolate mDasNov1 chromosome 21, mDasNov1.1.hap2, whole genome shotgun sequence harbors:
- the LOC101441321 gene encoding CMRF35-like molecule 2, with translation MANFCFTGYLTLSTPRILEATVGGILVVKCQYGVDDEGYGKFWCRGATWQDCARVIETEQLAEEEVVRRGRVTLRHIPSQRSFQVIVVDLEEGDAGTYWCGVDKPGSGPQAPVAVTVFPGLQRSLRFSLLWASFLLLAFLKAALLMGFGCAALWVAWLQRCL